The sequence TTTTGGTTTGGGATAGGAAGATTTTAAGTTTGCCGGCTCTCTTAAAGAAAATCAGGCGAGAATGTTTCGATGTGGTGGTTGATTTGGAACAGTGGTCGCGCGGCACTGCGATTTTATGCGGCTTGTCCGGTGTTGCTTGCCGTTTGGGTTTCGATACGCCAGGCCAACATCGCGCTTTTGTTTTTAGTCAAACAAAGAAGAAAACATTCGATCATCATGAGATTGATGATTTTTTTGGAATTTTATCTCTCATCGCCCCTTTAAAAATTTCACGCGAGCTTTCTATTAAGCCCAGTCAGACGGGATTCTCCGAGATTAATGTCCTGGCTCCCTTCATTAAAGAAAAAAAAATGAAAGTGCTGATTCATCCCGGATGTGGAGAAGATGGTCTTCCGCGAGAATGGCCCATAAGTCAATATGCCCTTTTGGCGCATTGGCTTATTAAAAAATTTAATGCGGAAATAATTCTTACTTCCGGACCTGAAGAAACACATAAGACCTATCAGCTGAATCAACTCATTAATGGATTGGGGAAGAATCTGGGGGGGAAATTGTCGTGGCCAGGCCTGATAGCCTTGGTTGGTCAAGTTGACTTGGTGATTTCAGGAAACACGGGAGTCATGCATATCGCCGCAGCCTTAAAGAAAAAACAGGTGGCGCTTCATGGCCCCACCGACCCCAAAATTTGGGGTCCCTTGAATTCCCAGGCCGTTGTTATTCAAAGCAATTGCCCCGACTGTCCCAGTCTAAAATTGGGATATGAATATCACTCTCTGGATCAAAGTTGTATGGAAAGAATTACTCTCGAACAGGTAAAGGCTGCGATTTCAGGCCTGGGATAGCGTCTCGGATGGTTTGTTCAAGCGGAGTGATACGAGGAGGCCTTCCCAAAGCTTTGCTCAATCGACTTGGATTGCCCACCATAAAATCCACATCATCGGGTCTTGCGGGACCTGGTGTGATGAGCGATTGATAGGTTTCCGAGGCCATATCAAGTTCCCGAAGAACCAATAAAAATAATTCTTTTATAGAGATTCCAATCCCTGAACACATATTCAATTCAACCCAGGAGTTTAAGGGGGGTTGCGACCAATCCAAAACGCAAAGAGAGGACAAATGTTTCGCGATATCGCGGGTGTCTAAATAATCACGCACGCAATGAAGACCTTGCACATGGGAAAAGTTTTTTTCTGTGGCGCGTTTAATCAAGCCAGGTAAGACAGAGGTGGGCAGTTGTTGGGGGCCCACCACTCCAAATTGTCGCATGATGAGAAGTGGGCAAGATTCTTTTTTACTGACTTCTTTGAGCTGATTCTCTGCCTCCAACTTTGTTTTGGCATATACCGAACGAGGCCCCAGGGGATCATTCTCTTGAATCAATTGAGAAGATGACTTTGGCCGATACACATGACCTGTGCTCATGAATAGAATGCGTGGTTTGAGTTGATTTGCTTTGGTCCAATGAAGAAATTGTTTTGCAAGAGATACCGTGTTGGTTACATTGGTTTCATACGCTTTGGAAGGGTTTTTTTCACAAAAGGCGATGGGCGCAATAGCGGCCAAGGGAATTAATGTCACTTCGCTTCCTGCCGGAACAGAGAGGGCTTGAAGTTCATTTTCCAACGCTTGATGTGCTTCTAAGCGTGACTCAAGCGCGTGATGCGGCAGATTTTTTGAATGCAGAACCGGCGACAAAAACCGTCCAATGGTGCCCGTTTGACCGTTAAAAATTACGTGTTTCATTTGAATGGATCGCATTGTAATACATGTTGAATCGACAACAATGGGACGATTTGATAGAAGCCCGACGAATGATTGAGCTCATGGAAAAACCAAAAGTTGAAAAACAGTCCGTATCTTATGATGTTGGTATCGCCAATTGGAAAGACAGTCAATGGCTTTTATTTCGTCTGTTAATCGTGTTGGGCGATGTGGTGGCGGTTGCGCTGGCGTACTCTTTGGCGTATGGCATCCGTTTTTCATACGCGCCTTTTATTCATTCCTTCCCAATTACAAAAGGTATCCCAGATCCGTCAGATTATCTCAAGGCATCGCCGGTGATATTGTTTATGTGGGTCCTTTCAATTTCATGGCAAGGCTGTTACCGTCGGATTCATATGCCGGCACTGGACGATGGAATTCGTCTCTTTCGAGCTTCTATTACCGGCATGCTTTTGGCCATGTCTTCCATGTTTCTTTATCGAGATGCTTCATTCTCACGTATCGTTTTTGTGTTGGGTGGGGGATTGGGTTTCGGGTTGACCTATCTCTATCGGCAGATTGTAAAAATTGGCTATTTGACCTGGATCAAACGAAACAAAAAACCCAAACGTGTTTTGGTGCTTGGAGAAGGTTATTTGGCCAACTCGTTAAAGAAAATTCTGGATCGACAAGGAGATCGCGCCGTCCTCACCCAAAAGGAAATGGATTTAGACGCCGTTCGCCATACCATTGTTCGTTCACGCATCAATGAGGTGTTACTGGCGCAGTCCAAAATGAATCACAAATCAACTGTGGCCTTGGCGAGTTTCTGTGAGGAACACCATGTCGTTTTTAGATTGATTCCTGATATTCTTGAGATTCGCATGGGAGAGGTTTTGATCGATGAATCTCTTGGCCTCCCTACCTTTCAAATAAAACCGATATCACTTCAAGGCACAGCTTTTCTTACCAAACGGATCATGGATGTGTGTTTGGCCAGCTTGGTTTTGGGGTTGTTTTTTGTCCCTTTGGTGGTTATTGCGATTGTTATAAAAATGACCTCTTCTGGAAGCATTTTTTACAAACATGAACGGGTGGGTTTTCGCCAACGGCCTTTCCAATTTATGAAGTTTCGAACCATGGTCACTGACGCGGATGCGCAACTTCAAAAACTCAAGGAGAAAAGCGACCGCAAGGGGCCTGTTTTTAAAATGAAAAACGATCCGCGCGTAACTCCCATTGGCCGATTTTTAAGACGGTATAGCTTGGACGAAATTCCACAACTCTTAAATGTTTTGAAAGGGGAGATGAGTTTGGTTGGACCTCGCCCTCAGGTGCTTTGGGAAGCCAAACATTACGATGAATGGGCCAAAAAACGCCTGAATGTATTGCCAGGTATTACAGGGCTCTGGCAGGTCAGTGGCCGCGCGGAGCTGACCTATGAGGAAATGATTGAACTGGATATTTTTTACATCGAACATTGGTCTCCCGGAATGGATATCAAAATTCTTTTGAGGACAATTCCAGCGGTGTTGTTCGCGAAAGGGGCTTATTAAATGAAAATCCTTGTGACGGGGGGCGCGGGGTTTATTGGATCTCACGTTGTGGACGCTTATGTTGAGGCGGGTCACAAGGTTTGGGTGTTGGACAATGAATCATCGGGAAAACGCACTCAAGTGAACCGCAAAGCGCGCTATTTCAAAATCGATATCAGAGACACCGGAAAATTGAAAAGCATATTTCAACAAAACAGATTTGACGTGGTGAATCACCACGCTGCGCAAATTGATGTTCGACGTTCGGTCGAAAACCCCCTATTTGACGCTCAAGTGAATATATTGGGAATTTTGAATATTTTGAATCTTTGTGTTCAATATCAGGTTAAAAAGATCATTTTTTCTTCATCAGGGGGCACGGTTTATGGCGAATGTTCTCGGCCCGCGGCGGAAGACTTTCCAGAAGTTCCCCTTTCACCCTATGGCGTTGCCAAACTGGCCAGTGAAAAATACATTCAAGCATTCGCGAGCCTTCATGGGCTTGCCTTCACCATTTTTCGCTATGCCAATGTTTATGGCCCCAGACAAGACCCTCATGGAGAAGCTGGCGTGGTGGCCATTTTTTCTCAACGCCTGTTAAAAAGTAAGCCCACAGCTATCTATGGCAATGGACGTCAAACAAGAGATTTTGTGTATGTAAAGGATGTGGCTCGCGCCAATTTGTTGGCCCTTAAGCGGGGGAATAATCAGATTCTAAATATCGGCACAGGAAAAGAAACATCCGTAAAGAGCTTGTACTTTCTTATGGCTAAAATTTTGAAAATCCCTTTAAAGGCCGCTTATAAACCAGCTCGGAAAGGTGAGTTGTTTCGCAGTGTCTTGAAAGCCTCAAAAGCCCAAAAAGTGTTGGGATGGCAACCCCGCACCTCTTTGCCGCAGGGGCTCAATGAAACCATTCGATATTTCAATCAATGAAAGCAATTGTCCTCATCGGTGGATTTGGGACCCGACTTCGCCCTTTAACATTGTTTAAACCGAAGGCGGTCCTTCCGGTCCTCAATCGCCCCTTCTTGTCTTACCAGTTTGACTTACTGCACCAAGCGCGTATAACAGATGTGATGTTGGCCTGCGGACAAAAAACCAAACCTTGGAAAAATATATTAAAGGGCCTTGCTCCCAAAGGTTTGAATATCCATTTTGCTTTCGAAGAAAAACCATTGGGGACCGCCGGCGCCATTCGGTACGCCTTTGAAGAGTTTCGAAAGTCAACAAAGGGTGACAGATCTCCCACGCTGGTATTTAATGGAGATGTTTTTTTTGATCTTTCAGTGAATGATTTTCTTCAGACCCATCTAAAGAAAAAAGCGAACGTCACCATCGCTTTAACGCGAGTGGAAGATCCTTCTCGATTTGGACTGATAGAAATGGATAAACGCGGGAGGATTCTTCGGTTTTTGGAGAAATCGAATCCTCCCTTTAAAACCAATTTCATCAATGCGGGAGCGTATATCTTCGACCGGGAATCGATTGAATCAATTCCAGAGAATCAAACCGTTTCAGTTGAGAGGGAAACCTTCCCCTTGTTGATCAAACAAAAAAAAGTGTTGGCGGGGTACCTGCTTCAAGGGTACTGGAACGATATCGGAACCCATGAAAGTTTCCTTAACGCCCATCGAGACTTGTTGTTGAGTAAGAATCGCTGGACACAAGTTTTGTTTTTGCGTAAAAGGGGCCGCCTCGATTCCACACCGATAATTCGCGGTCAATTCCACTATGGTTATCGATTACGACTTGGAAAAGGCGTGTCCATTGAAGGTTTTGCGTCTTTCGGTAACAAAGTAAACGTGGGGGATGGATCTCGAATCACCAATTCCGTCATTATGGATAATTGTCATATCAAAGAAGGTGTGGTGATGAACGGGGCAATTTTAGGAAAAGGATGTCATATCGGAGCACACAGTGTTTTGGGAGAAGGAACTGTTTTGGCGGATAAGACGGTGATTCATCCCTACACACGTTGTTAATTATGAAAGAAATTAAATTTGGAACGGACGGCTGGAGAGACGTTATCAGCGACGGTTTTACTTTTAGAAATGTAAAACGAGCGGCACAAGCCACCTGTGAAGTGGCCAGAAAAAATTCAAAAAGCCGGATGATTCTAGTTGGTTATGATAATCGTTTTTTCTCCTATGAATTCGCGCAAACGGCTGCCAAGGTGGCTGTTGGAAATGGGTTCAAAGTCGAATTTGCTTCTCATCCTGTAAGCTCCCCTGTCCTTTCGAGTCAAGTTCGTCAACGTAAGGCCGCCATCGGCATCATGATAACAGCCAGTCACAACCCTTACTATTTCAATGGATATAAATTGAAGGGAGGTCATGGGGGATCCGTGACGGATGACATCCCCAAGGCAATTGAGGACCGGCTTGATGTGCATCCCATCCAAGAAGAAGGGAAAGGGATAAAATTCGTTGATTTTTCCACTCCCTACCTCGCCATGCTTAAAAAAATGGTTCGTTTTCCCAATCTCAACGCGTTGAAAGGGCCGGTAATATTTGACGCGCTTCATGGTCCAGGCGGTTTATTGTTTGAACGATTGGCTGGCGGCAATAAAAAAATTCATTTCATACGAAAGGAGAGGGATCCTCTTTTTGGAGGAGTCAATCCAGAACCCATTGAAACCAATCTAGAATTATTGAAAGAAACTATTCGGAATCAAAAAGCGTCCATTGGAATTGCGGTTGACGGGGACGCGGATAGAATTGGCGTGATTGACGAAAATAGCCGTTACTTGCCCCCGCAAACTGTGATGCCATTACTTCTATTGCATTTGATCGAAAATAAAAAAATGAAAGGCAAAGTCGTTCAAACCGTTTCTATGGGATATTTGCCGGAGCGAATCGCGAAATATTACAAGTTGCCATTTGAAGTGGTGCCGGTGGGGTTTAAGTATGTGGCGCAAAAAATGGGGGAAGAAAAAGTCCTATTTGGAGGGGAAGAATCGGGGGGATATGGCGTGGGCCTGTGGTCTCCCGAGCGAGATGGGTTGCTGTGCGCTCTTCTTTTGCTTGAAATGTTATCGATGAAAAAGAAGACGCTATCAGCTCTCGTCGATGAAATGTACGTCCGGTTTGGGAAATCCTTTTTCAAAAGAGTCGATTTTCGTCAATATGCTTCATTCGATCAATCTGCTTGGGTTGAACACATCAAAACAATTTTGGGGCAAAGTATCGCCGACGCTCCCATTAAATCGGTTTTGACTATGGATGGTCTTAAAATAATAACAGGCGATGATTCATGGTTTCTCATGCGGCCCAGCGGAACAGAACCGTTGCTGCGCACCTATGCTGAAGCGTCAACTCCACAATTTTTGGATTCTTTGATCACTGAAGCAGGAAGGTTGGCCTTAACCCAACCTCCCAGCGCAAAAAAACTTGCGGAAGAAGCCAGAAGACTCAAAAAGAAAAATTTAAAAAAGAAAAAATAGAAATATCAGGAGGGTTTTGTGAGAAAAGATCGTTTTGTTTTTACGTCTGAATCTGTGACGGAAGGACACCCGGACAAATTGTGTGATCAGGTGTCGGATGCGGTTCTTGATGCGGTGCTTAAGTCCGATCCCAAGGGACGGGTGGCTTGTGAATCCTTTGTTACGGTGGGGCTCATTATCGTCGGTGGTGAAATTACCACCAAAAGTTATGTCGACATCGGTGAATTGGTTCGCAATGTGGTTAAAGACATCGGATACACAGACGCCAAGTATGGTTTTAATTATGAAACTTGTGCCATTGTAAATGCGATCCATCAGCAGTCACCAGATATTTCACAAGGAGTGGACCGAGGCGGAGCGGGTGATCAGGGGTTGATGGTGGGGTATGCCTGCGACGAAACACCTGAATACATGCCAATGCCTATTCAATTGGCCCATGCTCTTACGCGCAGACTCGCCGAAGTACGGAAAAAGGGAATTCTCCCTTACTTGGGGCCTGACGGTAAATCCCAAGTCACCGTTGAATACCGCGATGGAAAACCCTTTCGTATAGATACGGTGGTCTTGTCTTCTCAACATACCACTGAAATTCTCGACAAATCAGGACACCAAATTACCAATGCTGCTCGACAAGAAATAATTAATAAAGTTGCGTTGGCGGTTTTGCCCAAAAATCTTTTGGACAAAAAAACCATATTCCACATCAATCCGACAGGAAAATTTGTGGTTGGTGGGCCTCAATCCGACACCGGAATGACGGGGCGAAAAATTATCGTTGATACCTATGGCGGATGGTGCCCCCATGGCGGTGGGGCTTTTTCTGGTAAAGATCCAACAAAAGTCGACCGTTCGGCGGCTTACATGGCTCGTTATGTCGCCAAAAACGTCGTTGCCGCCAGATTGGCCAAGGAATGTACGGTTCAATTGGCCTATGCGATTGGCGTGGCCAAGCCAGTTTCTGTTCTAATTGATACACAAGGGACCGGAGTGGTTCCTGACGCTACCATCAGTCGGGCCGTTGAAAAATCATTTGATTTGACACCCCATGGAATCATTAACACGCTCAAATTAAGACGGCCCATCTTCCAAAAAACTGCGTCATACGGACATTTTGGACGAAACGAAGCTTCCTTCCTCTGGGAAAAAACCGATAAAACAAAAGAACTTCAAAAACTCTGCAGTTAAAACCTAATAATAAGGATAAATATGAAATATCACGTTAAGGATGTGCGTTTGGCCAATGAAGGCCGACGAAGAATCGATTGGGCAGAAAGAGAAATGCCCGTGTTGCGTTCCATTCGAGATCGGTTCACAAAAGAAAAACCATTAAACGGAATTCGGGTCTCGGCTTGTTTACACGTGACCACAGAAACCGCCAATCTCATGATTACTTTGAAAGCCGGAGGAGCGAAAGTTACGGTTTGTGCCTCCAATCCTCTCTCCACTCAAGATGAAGTGGCCGCCGCGCTCGCAAAAATTTATGGAATTCCTACTTTTGCGATTAAAGGTGAAGACAACAAAACCTATTACTCGCATTTGGAAGCGGCCATCAAAGCGCGTCCCCAAATTACCATGGATGACGGAGCCGATGTGGTGGGTCTTTTGCACACCAAGTTCAGATCTTATTTGGATGGCGTTCGAGGAGGCACTGAAGAAACCACCACGGGTGTGATTCGATTACGCGCCATGGAGCAGGATGGTACATTGCAATATCCGATTGTGGCTATCAATGACGCTGATACCAAGCATATGTTTGACAATCGCTATGGCACGGGCCAATCCACCATCGATGGCGTTATTCGTGCGACCAATGTGCTATTTGCCGGAAAAACAGTGGTGGTGGTGGGATATGGATGGTGTGGACGAGGTGTGGCCAGCCGAGCCAAAGGCCTTGGAAGCCGAACCATTGTGACAGAGGTGGATCCCTTGCGCGGTCTTGAAGCCGTGATGGACGGGTTCGAAGTGATGCCCATGAAAGAGGCGGCTAAAATTGGAGACATTTTTATAACTGTGACGGGCAATAAACACGTGCTTCGTTCTGAACATTTCTCTGTTATGAAAGACGGAGTCATTGTGTGCAATTCGGGACACTTTAACGTTGAAATCGATATTCCGGCCTTACGCAAATTATCTACGTCAGTAAAAACTGTTCGTAATTTCGTTGAGGAATACAAACTTAAAAATAAAAGAAAAATCCACTTGTTAGCGGATGGAAGACTCATTAACCTTTCATCGGCTGAAGGGCACCCGGCCAGTGTCATGGATATGTCTTTTGCAAACCAAGCCTTGTCGGTGGAGTATATGCTCAAAAATTACACTGAGCTGGGCCCCAAAGTTTATGACGTTCCGAAGAATATTGATCGGGAAGTTTCTAGATTGAAGCTTCGTTCCATGGGAATGAGCATCGATAAATTAACTGCCGAACAAGAGAAGTACCTGAGTAGCTGGCAAGAAGGGACGTAGCAGTTTGGGGGACAAATCTCTCCATCATCGTTCCCTTTCAATGAGGAGGAAACATGAAGCGATTAGCCTTGGTTGTACAAGTCCTGTGTGTTTCATTGATGTTGGGATCAATGACGAGTTGCCAAAACGGCAATTTGTTCGGGGGGTTGCATAAAAGCGGAGAATCCGGAGATACGCAGTCTCTTGTATCTGACGCTTCCATCGCACTTCGAAATCAAGATTATTCCGCTGCGCTGGATCTGTATAACCGAGTCCTGGCTCAAGATCCCAATAACTCTGAGGCTCTTTATGGAGCGGCTGCCGCGGCTTTGGGTGGTTCTGGATTAAATTTTGGGGCCCTCATTTCAAACGTCCTCAACCAAAATGCCTCGGTCAGTGTCAGTGATATGGGCGATTTTATTTCCCACTCCCGTGGAAGACTGGGAGCCTCTGCCACCTTGGATTCGAACAGTATCCTTAAAGGTATTGATTTTACCCGCTTACGCCAAGAACTCCCTACCATTAAATCCCGGCTAGAACAGATTATTCTTGGGCTGACTGATTTAAAAATCCTTCCAGATGATGTGGATGTTCACCTTAACATTGCCGCGGTGGCTCTGATTGATGCGACTGTTGTAGCCATCGACGCTCAAATACTGGATATCACCAATGTGAATGGGGAATTCGATATCGTGAAAGGAGCCAATTTCAACACCGCCTGTTCAGATGTCGCAACGATAAAACGAATCGGGTCCGATATCGCCATTGCCTATTACAGTTTGACCCGTGTCATATTAAAGTTGAATTTGTCGAGCGATAAGATTATTTCCAAATTCAGAACGGATATTGCGGCCGTTGGTGATTCTCTTCTTGATCCACTGAGCGCAGATGCTTTACCTGCCGGTTGTTTGACGACTCTGGATAGTGTGGGAATCAACAAAGATACCTACAAAACCTACACGGGCACCTTTTTATAAGGAGATATAAATGAACCTCATGAAACGATTGAGCTTTGCCTTGTCAATGCTTCTAAGTTTTGAGTGTGTTTATGCTGGAGAAGTTCCTTCTGATATTCAATTCGTCCGTCCTTTGGGAATGGGTGGCGCCTTTACCGCGGTGGCCGATGATCACAACATCTTTAATTACAACCCCGCTGGACTTGTTCAGCGAACGGGAGGGCAATTGACGATGTTGGAAATTGCATTGGGGGCCGCTTCTGACACAAAAGATGCCTATGATTTCATCAAAGACAATGAAAACGACCTGACCAACTTTGATGATTTGCCTCCCACCCGACAACAGGAATTGGTGAACGAAATCGCCACTGACATTGCACAACTGAACCCTCGTATTTATTCGGCGGGCAATGTGGCTTCCTATGTTTCGGGCCCCAACTTCTTGGGATTGCCTTTGCATGTTGGGTTTGGTGGGTTTTATGTGGTGGATGCCACCTTTAAACTTGAAAATGGGGTCCTTATCCCCACCATATCCTATGAGGTCAACAATGATATTGTGCTCCCGCTCTCAATTGCTCATCGTTGGGATATGCCTTTTCTTCCGGGGAAAATAGGAGTTGGACTTACCGGGAAAATTATTCAACGGTCTCAGGTAAAACAGGATCGATTGAGCGTGATTCAGTTGGAAGATATGGAGGCTCCCCCTTTTGCGACGGGAAAAGGATTTGGGGGGGATCTGGGGATTCTCTATCAACCCACCGATCGGACGAACTTGGGTTTCATGGTGAAGGATATTGGTGGAACGAAATTGAAATATGACGCGGTCGCGGCCGAAAAAGGATATCCAGCCATTGCGGAACGTGAGACAGTCATTAGTCCCATTACGAATGTTGGATTATCCATGGTTCCTAAAAAAATTCTTTGGCTTATTCCTACCTCAGATCGTTGGACCTTTTCAGCTGATGTATGGGACATCTTAAATGAAGACGATCATTTGTTTTTTGAAGATGGCTTTAACAATGTCTTCGGTGAAAATCTTTACACCCATCTTCATTTAGGAGCGGAATACCGGTGGTGGTTCTTGCGGTTTCGTGGTGGAGCGAGTGAAGGATATCCCACTCTGGGGTTGGGGCTTGACTGGCCGCTCTTAAAACTTGACTATGCTTTCTATTCGCAAGAATTGGGGGAATTCGCGGGTGACCTACGGCAAGAAAACCATGTGGTGTCTGTTGCTTTGAAATTCGGCGGTGAGGCCACCGAAAATCGAGAGCGAATAAAAAAATCCAAAGAAATCAAGCGTGGGGGGAATGAAAGTATTCCAGAGTCCGCACCATCCACGAATATTCCAGAAAGTTCGACCAATCCAGGCACTGGGGCGGAGGGGGTTCCTCAGTAAATAGCCCCTTTTTTAAGCGGCTCGCCTCATTCGCCACCATAGGAACAGGCCAATGAGGGAGAAACAGATATTCCCAAGCCACGCTCCAAACCAGGGTGGCACAAGTCGCTGGGCCATCGCCTTCCCAAATTGCATAAACCCGAGATAGAGCAATGTGAGGACAAGGCCTGCCGCGATCCCAAGGGCCGGGTTACCTTTACCGTGTAGGGCCAGTGGGATTCCGATAAACACCACAACAAAACAGGCAAAGGGATAGGAGAGTTTCATCATGAGTTCCACTCTCAAGGGCCGCGCCGGAACGCCCAAAGCTTCCATCCGATGAATGTGTCGACGAAGATTTTTGTAGGTCATTTCTTCAGCTTGAGGTTCTTGAATGCCAAAGTCCGATGGCTTTTCTGAAAAGTTAAAAACTTCCTCGGTAAATGACCGAACGTGATCGATGTTTAAACCATCTTCCTTATAGGTTCGAATGACACCATTGTTGAATTTCCAACCCTCACTGGTCCAGACCGCAGATTCCGCGTCGATTTGGGGAGACAATCGACCTTCTTGAAGTTGATCAATCACAACTCGGTTTAACTGCCCTGTCGATTCATTCAATATTTGGATTGTCCAGACCCGGCCATCGGCTCCTGCCACAATCAAATTTTTATATACGCTGGGACGCCAATCTCCCAGCTTCCGAATCTTTTCTCTAAAAACTGTTTTGGAGTACCGGTTAGAGGGCGGAATGATCGTTTCATTTGCCAAGAGCGCCAAAAACGAGATGAAAATGCCAGCCAAAAACAACCCTCCGAGGAATTTTTCAGGAGGGAGCCCCCCAGCGAGTCCCGCAATATACTCTCTTGAGCGTGATAAGTTTCCAACCACAAACAGGGTCCCCAACAAACAAGCCACAGGGAGTATTTGAAACGCTTGATAGGGCATTGAGGAGATAAGAAAACCCAAAACGTGATGGAAAATGACGCCTTCTGCCAAAAAACGGTCCAATCGATCAAAAATTTGAGAAACGAATATCAAGCAACACAAAGCCGCGAAAGAGGCGAGGAAAGGGCGAATAAACTTTCTTAAAACATATTTATTAAGAATGCTCATTGTTTGGCCAATCTGGCAATTAAAATTACCGCCAAGATAAAACAAGTGCCATTGCCTATCCACAAGGCCAGGTCTGAAGGGAGAATGCCTTTTTCCGCCAAGGTAAGCCCCAAAATAAGCAGCGTGTAATAAATGAAAATCACAACGATGGACACGCCAAAGCCAAATCCTTTTCCACCTCTTCTTAGAACAGTGGCGAGAGGAATGCCCACCAAGGCCAATGCCAATGGAGAAAAGGCGATGGCGATTCGAAGACTCCTTTCCGCGTTGACGGGATGAACGGGCATGCCTTTTGATTTGAGATCTTTTTGTAATTCATTTAATTGGGGGCTGGAGAGATTTCTAAATCGGGTATTTTGTCCCGTTAATTCTTCTCTGGCGGGAATCGTGATTCGATAGGTGTCAAACGCTGTATGGAGGATGCGGGGCGGAGAAAAGGCGTCATATTTCTCAAGTTGACCGTTCGAGAGATCGAGTTGATAAACATTGGGTTCAATGCGCAACACGCCGGTTTTCGCAAAGATGCGCTCTGGCGGCCGGCCCTCTTCGTTTGATTGAAAAACAAAAAGATTGATGAGTTGCTGCGTGTCTTTGTTAACTTCCTCAGGAAAAAGTTTGATATTTCTGATGGCAAAGAATTTTTTCTCTTGAATGTTGATTAAGGGGTCGGCATTCGCGATTTGTTCGTAAATCAAGCGAAACCCTCGGTTGGCCCACGGCGCAATATGGGTGTTAAAGGGAATCATTCCCAAGCTCAGAATCAATGTGAACAACGGGGGGAGCCAGAGCACACGAAACAACGATATCCCCGCCGAACGAACAGCCGACAATTCATTTTCTTCCGAAAGACGGCCGAAAGTAACCAAGCAGGCCAATAAACTGGCCATAGGAAGAGTCAATGGGATCACGGTGGGAACAAACAAGGCAAACAGACGAGCCACAATGATCCAATTCACGCCTTTGTTGAATATCAAATCAATAATGTCAAAAAGACGATCAAGCAAGAGGACAAATAGAAACAAAACCGCGCCGAAAAAAAAGGGGG is a genomic window of Elusimicrobiota bacterium containing:
- the ahcY gene encoding Adenosylhomocysteinase, whose translation is MKYHVKDVRLANEGRRRIDWAEREMPVLRSIRDRFTKEKPLNGIRVSACLHVTTETANLMITLKAGGAKVTVCASNPLSTQDEVAAALAKIYGIPTFAIKGEDNKTYYSHLEAAIKARPQITMDDGADVVGLLHTKFRSYLDGVRGGTEETTTGVIRLRAMEQDGTLQYPIVAINDADTKHMFDNRYGTGQSTIDGVIRATNVLFAGKTVVVVGYGWCGRGVASRAKGLGSRTIVTEVDPLRGLEAVMDGFEVMPMKEAAKIGDIFITVTGNKHVLRSEHFSVMKDGVIVCNSGHFNVEIDIPALRKLSTSVKTVRNFVEEYKLKNKRKIHLLADGRLINLSSAEGHPASVMDMSFANQALSVEYMLKNYTELGPKVYDVPKNIDREVSRLKLRSMGMSIDKLTAEQEKYLSSWQEGT